One window of Pseudomonas putida genomic DNA carries:
- a CDS encoding helix-turn-helix domain-containing protein: protein MELKSAFGRVLQWVRVKRKLTQEDFATVSSRTYISTLERGRYVPTIEKLDSIAPVLAVHPVTLLVGSYALKENRSVADLLKQVAMEAEQLDLGASLSQPKPPSP, encoded by the coding sequence GTGGAACTGAAAAGCGCCTTTGGTCGGGTACTGCAATGGGTGAGAGTCAAGCGAAAGCTTACGCAGGAGGATTTCGCAACGGTCAGCAGCCGTACCTATATCAGTACGCTGGAAAGAGGAAGGTACGTACCCACGATTGAGAAGCTTGACTCCATAGCTCCGGTCCTAGCCGTGCACCCTGTCACACTTTTAGTAGGTAGCTATGCTCTGAAGGAAAATCGATCGGTAGCGGATTTGCTCAAGCAGGTGGCGATGGAAGCCGAACAGCTAGATCTTGGTGCTAGCCTTTCCCAGCCAAAACCGCCCTCCCCGTAG